Genomic DNA from Puntigrus tetrazona isolate hp1 chromosome 6, ASM1883169v1, whole genome shotgun sequence:
ATCGTATTTGTtctaaatatgctttttttttttttagatctatCATTGGCAATTTCCAGTGAAGAGTTTTACCCCGAGATTTGTTAGCCTAAGATGAATTGAAATTCTGCTGGACTTCATGATGGACTGGACTGTAGGATCGGGGGAAGCTGGAAGCTTGGTGGTTTGTGCATTGTGCACATTACAGATCTGCTTTAAGCCAGCTTATTATAGTTTTCTGTTCATGCCACGCTGTCCAGTGGGACAGATAATTGGATGAAAAACATTTGCCTgcttcacaaaatattaaagcaattacatttttcaaaaaatacaaaaggagTAAATAACTAATACTGTCGGCACTGATTATACATTAGTATCTGTGACAGTAATATCAAAGGTACTTTTGTTTATGTTGCGTAATTAATTGTGCAGCCATTTTATGCAAGAATTAGAGTCATTCTTGCAGAAATTGTTGCACTAAATTGAATTCATCCAggcattttataaattatttgctCACAGATTTATTGTTCTTGTACGAATAGAAAAAAGATATTTGTAGTTCACAATGAAGTTCCACCTTGTACACAATagacattaattttacatttaatttatttttgggtctATCATTAATATCAGTCTCAAGGAATCCTCCGGAATCCTTAAAACCGTTTTAGGAACTTTTGCTCAATAAGGAGTGCAATATTTAATCGCCTTCTCAGAGTCTAAATGTTTCCAGATGTGTCCACTCAGGCTGCAAGAATTTTTATTAGCTCAGAGACTGTGAACATTTCATGTTGATTAAAAATGGTACCAAATTCAGTAGTGTGTCGGACACATGATGATCAAACGGTAAAAGCCTCTTGGacaaatgattgaaaaaaatgtaaagaataaatagttttcattCAATCAGACCTTTGATGCAATTCCTGTTGCTTAATTTGCAGTGCTGTAAACAAGGGCAGCTTTTTCCACAGGAAACCTCTACAATCTGGTGTGATACTAGCcaaaaaaatcagaaaatgaACTTTCGGGTCTGAAAATATCCCTTCTTCCCTTTTTGCCAAAAGCCCAAGGTGTTTCCATGTTTATCCTATTCTTTATTTCACTTCATATCAAGGTCTGTGGTTCATTTGAAATAAGAGCAAGAGTGTTTGCACGTCCTTGGCTTAATGGAAGCTCTTTGATGTCTGTCTGAAAGGCTGCGTGCTTTTCTTACGGTATGAATTTGTTTCCTCCACCAAAGCCTCGGATAAACGGAGGACTTTTTTCTCAGAGGTCGTCTCTTGGGTAGAGCTTAGAGGGTTAGAGAGCTTACTTCCCTGGAGTGATGGAGACTCAACATGAATCACAAAAGCAAACACCACACCAATAACAATTATGTTCTGGTGACTCAAGACAAGGAAATGTGTGTTCAAGTGAAACACCGGGTCATGGCGAACAAGAGAGCTACCGTCTACATGTCTGACGTCTCCTGTTATCTTCAAAGTACTCATTTCTTTGAGAAACGAAGACGAAACGGTTCTACCGGTGACATCTTTAATTCACttcgaattttcattttcttcaaatTAAGTTTGCCCTTGTGTCCTCCCGTCAAGTTACTTGCAAGCTGGTCTGACTCTGGCTCAGAATTGTTTACCcttgaatcatttaaatgaggTTCTCAATGTGCCAGAGGAACCGTGTGCAGCATAAGGAATATTTCACCAGTGTGTTGTCTCATGGTTTGACCTAGCTGATTTGTACcagatgtttttgttgctgATGTCACCGTTTGGATGAGTTTTGATggatttaaggtttttttttttttttctttacctttAGGCAGAAAAGCGAGGCGGTGCGGcctgggtcaaaggtcaagcaAGCAGAGGATGTCATGCACCTGGCAGTGGTGGCTTGTGGGAACCGTCTAGATGAAACGCTCAACATGGTGAAATCGGCACTGCTCTTCAGCATAAAGAAGATCAAATTTCACATCTTTGCAGAGGAGGACCTGGCCGAACAATTTGAAAAAGGGGTGAGAGCGTAACCCATGAATCTTTTATCTTTTCTGTGGCTACCTGAGGTTTTTGATGTTAATGGTAATGTTTAACAGACTGGTGacctacatttaaaaagaaaaattgagtATCTATACTTATCTAAGAGATCTCTTTATTCTCACAAAGCAGTGCAATGGATAACTGCATTTTAGTTCCTACTGAAAAGAACATCTTGCTGGCTCTCCAGATATTTAATCTCTGCAGTGGGCTATATTTTACCTCAGACAAAGCTTCATCCCTTAACTATGCAGCTCTCTTGGACCAAAAGAATCTGGCACGGATTTCAGCCATAATTTTGTGGATGATTGCTTCactcttttcattttaagtctAGATGTTATATTCCAGTATAACTAATAGGGTTGtaaacataatttatgtttGATTACTGATtccaatttatttaataatttgcacAATTCTTTTTTCAGTGCTATGCTAATGCAAAATCACAATTATTATCACTTATATTTGGGTTTATGCGCCTTTTGCAAACCTTCAAATACAGCCAGTCTTGTACAActggtattttttatttattcatatgataattgctgttgtttatttagccattttaatcagttattatgatgaatgttttttttttttttttttttttttttttataaccttaGTAACTGTCTGTACCCCagatgtcttattttatttaaacagatcTTTGACAGAAACCTTGACtgtcaatttttttgtattagtgGTTTGTGGTAACCCCCAGACAATGTCAGGCTAACCCTGAAAACCAGATTGGTAAGAAAGGTAATGTGAGAAACCTCGCCGCATACGTTTATCGATCTCTTGCTCTTAAGACATTACTTGGTTTCTAGCAGAATGGTCTTTCTTCTCAGTCCTAATCGTTTGCAGTGTTTCTATCCGCAGAGAGACTGTTATTGAAAATAGCAGtacattgttttttatgtttagacAGCCGATGCTTTTTGAGAAGTGCCCTCTGGCCTAGAACTGATCTTGATCTAGTCCTGCACCATATTGCTGGAGATAAAGAAACTGTAGGCTTTGAAGAGCGATAGAGAAGGAATGCAATGTCATGTTTGTTATTCAAAAGGTTTCCTCAATATTTTTCTACAGCCTTTTCAGCAGTAGTTATTTGGCTGTCAGCAGGATATTATAAACCGGTAGTTCTTATTAACTGGTGGGTTATGACCCAAAAATGGATTGCAGGTCTGTTCTAATGGGGTCAGGGACGACTGGGAAAAATAATGAGAAtgagaataataaaatgcaaccgACTGTAAAATCATGGCTTGTTAGGATTCGAAcatgctgttttgttgttgacttgcatttaaactaattttcacagtacataaaaatttaaaagctaaagctaaattaaaagctagtaattataatgtaatgtttgtatacatttttgttacttattTACCAAATGTTTGCTTTGCGTGTTGGAATTTGGAAAATGCATATTACTTGGCATATTTTTGTCAACATTAATACAAATCTTTTCGTATTCCTTAATACAAATCCTGAAAACCGTGATTACTTTGGTTCAGGCATGTTTAATTGAAGTCAGAGCTAAACTATGCAGAACATCAGCCATACACGAGCAAAATTGGACGAAATCCCCAGGAAAATTGGATGGATTGTCACCTAAGGTAAAGTCTAGGTTGTGAATTAAAGCCTGCGTGAGGTGGTTTATTCTTTAcctagataaaataaatgcaaaatagctaaagttagcaaaaaaaaaaacataagtggTTTGTGCCAAAGCTGACAATGGGGAAATTACTTTTCaagatattaaaaacatgtcATCTCTAACAATATGGGTAGGCATCTTTGGGATTCACCAATGCAACAAAATGGCATCACAGTtcttacaaatattacaaaacgtTGCTTTTTATTAAGAATCTGTATAGGTTTCCTCACAAACTTCTCATCGCTGTCACCTGTAAGCAATAGATGTGCGGTTTACTGAAGACTGACAGCCATGACATTGACTGATTCTCTCAATTTCCCCTCACAGTTCAGTCAGTGGCCTCAGACGGTGTCCTCCAGGTTTCACTACAGCATATATCCAATCACCTTCTCTGTGGGGAATGCAGACGAATGGAAGAAACTCTTCAAGCCATGTGCTGCCCAGAGGCTGTTTCTTCCCGTAGGTTCCCGCCGCTGCTTGGTGTTCTctcttcatttgtttgttttccaccTCGACACACCGACTGTAACTCAAGTATTTCCTCTGATATCAGGTTATCCTGAAAGACGTGGACTCGCTGCTCTATGTGGACACAGATGTTCTCTTTCTCCGGCCTATGGATGACATCTGGAAGTTTTTGAAGGCTTTCAACAGCACTCAGCTAGCTGCCATGGCCCCAGAGCATGAGATTCCTAAGATCGGCTGGTATAGCCGCTTCGCAAGACACCCCTTTTATGGAGTCACAGGGGTCAATTCAGGGGTCATGCTAATGAACCTCACACGGATTCGTAGCACTCTGTTCAGGGTGAGGAACAATAGAATTAACttcaaatcaatatattttaaaacacacacacaaaaaagtcaagtcgtgtgtgtgtgtgtccaaaaTGCACATTGTTTAAAGAGACAAAGGAAATATCAGTACCAGTTTTCAGCTAATATTagagatatttttaatttatcagtATTAGCTGatagtatgttttaaaaatattaagtattaataacacagtgaaatgtaatctttagaaaaagtttaaataaatgaatatctatatctatatatatatatatatatatatatatatatatatatatatatacactatactatatttttattaagacaatagcattttttatagttttttatttatagtttttttagctagaattataatttatgcatctcttttaaatattaaaaaaatgtatatatatatatatatatatatatttttttttaatatatatatatatatatatatatatatatatatatatatatatatttttttatatatatatatatatatatatttatatatatatatatatatatatatatatatatatatatatatatatatatatatatatatatatatatatatatatatatatatatatatatatatatatatatatatatataatataaaatacaaattttaaatatctatagaTCTTAGATTTCACATATTTTgctttactatatttttatgcttGATTATTACTAGATATTGGCAGTGCTTGTGGTTTCTCTTGGTAGTGGGATGAGGCTTTGGCGTTCACATGTCTTCTGAGGTTTCTTTGCGCATTTAAACCCCTTTAACCTCAGGCTGTTTTTAGTAGGCAATGATGGAAGCCTTCTGATTGCCATCCGTCGAGAGCGAGTGGGTGACAGCAGACTGGATTAGCATATTTCTGTAACTCAGCTAGAAGTGTAATTTCCAACCCAAGCACATTTCCAAGGCTGTCTGAGGGGACAAAAAGGAAATTTcttcttctgaaaaaaaacccctcaattTCCATATCAACAGCTGTCTGAAAAGTGGCTGCCAGACTCGCTGTTGAGGAAAATAACCTGCCACTATTGATTTTACAGAACAGCATGATCGCCAGCGGTCTGTCATGGGAAAATCTGCTTCACCCTCTCTATCAGAAATACAAGAACCACATCACATGGGGAGACCAAGACCTCCTCAACATCATCTTCCACTACAATCCAGGTACAAGACATGCTTTGTTATGATGTGTAATTTGACAACACTAGCGAAAAAGCAGTGGGGTTTTTGGAGGCATgccatggtattttttttttaagtaccaTAGAGTATTCTGCAAATACAATGGCATGAATCAAAATACctcagttttagtcatttctgCAAATGTACCATTAATACCATATTTGTGGAAACGCGAAATGGTATTCTTTAAGATGTATTTGCAAGATACTTATGTATAAGTATATACAGAACAAAATAGCATGTTTTTGGCCTATTCTGTAAATACAAATTggtatatttgaaaatatatcatAATGTATGTAGTATACCATGTTTTTTGCCGTGCGCCATGGTATATTTCAAATTACTCATGTACTGTGTATCAAAATACACAGTATTATTATGTTCTTGCACATGCAACATGCTGGTTATATGAGAGGATCACAATCTGAAAACACTACcgaaccttaaaaaaaaaaaataagaaaccaaTTCTTACCCAAAAGTCAGAGAGGTTTTCGAGTGCATCTTTGAAACTGGCATAGAAACCTGTGTACTTTATTTCTGCTGCTTTGCACTCTAGAGTATTGTAGCActagtttaattacattttttactggAGGGTTAAATCCAATTTGAAAAgctgttttacttattttacttgTGATGCCCTGCAGCTAACTAAACTTTCCAACTGTGGTTGTTATCTCTAGTGCAGAGCAAGAAGCCAGggtc
This window encodes:
- the gxylt2 gene encoding glucoside xylosyltransferase 2, whose protein sequence is MRIHCKIVAIAVCFGVFLLLYFFGGNGADEPPLKEVAKEKHFQSFSQIEDIAPANEAKQTNGEPQKPPKLIRKETKLSSRGGGNVIAKTRQKSEAVRPGSKVKQAEDVMHLAVVACGNRLDETLNMVKSALLFSIKKIKFHIFAEEDLAEQFEKGFSQWPQTVSSRFHYSIYPITFSVGNADEWKKLFKPCAAQRLFLPVILKDVDSLLYVDTDVLFLRPMDDIWKFLKAFNSTQLAAMAPEHEIPKIGWYSRFARHPFYGVTGVNSGVMLMNLTRIRSTLFRNSMIASGLSWENLLHPLYQKYKNHITWGDQDLLNIIFHYNPECLYIFPCQWNYRPDHCMYGSNCKAAEEEGVSILHGNRGVYHDEKQPAFRVVYDAIHEYPFEENLFQSLFYPLQTKFLDTVNTLCGRIPQVFLKQIEKTMRAVYEKKVVRRARLPRE